One Bacteroidota bacterium genomic window carries:
- a CDS encoding DUF1579 domain-containing protein, which produces MKKTILFLTVVLSFISFAQTDAEMKAYMDYLTPGPMHKHLAESVGNWDYTLKTWGDPAAQPTVDKGTSKGEMILGGRYFQMTHEGTAWGMPFNAIQLIGFDNAKQEFLGFWIDNMGTGFSVSSGKMDFSKPYLEMFGTFVDPLTKKDVKFRSVLKSADIDHFSIQMHIEKDGKEMLFWETGYSRRK; this is translated from the coding sequence TTCTTACTGTCGTACTCTCTTTCATTTCTTTCGCTCAAACAGATGCCGAAATGAAAGCATACATGGATTACCTGACACCCGGACCAATGCACAAACATCTTGCTGAAAGTGTCGGGAACTGGGATTACACCCTGAAAACCTGGGGTGATCCCGCTGCCCAGCCCACAGTTGACAAAGGGACTTCAAAAGGTGAAATGATCCTCGGCGGAAGATATTTTCAAATGACCCACGAAGGAACCGCCTGGGGAATGCCCTTCAATGCCATCCAGCTTATTGGGTTCGATAATGCTAAACAGGAGTTCCTGGGTTTCTGGATCGACAACATGGGGACTGGGTTTTCTGTTTCATCGGGCAAAATGGACTTTAGCAAACCGTATCTTGAGATGTTTGGCACCTTCGTCGATCCCCTCACAAAAAAGGATGTGAAATTCAGATCAGTACTGAAGAGCGCTGACATCGACCACTTCTCAATCCAAATGCACATCGAAAAAGACGGCAAGGAAATGCTTTTCTGGGAAACGGGCTACAGCAGAAGAAAATAA
- a CDS encoding PAS domain-containing sensor histidine kinase yields the protein MDHHFAEMSKEELVKRVEELEFKLRKFESEQESFLEDRLRLELAIDTVDMAWWSMDVVTGAVEFHKRKAEMLGYPPEKFKHYQDFTDMVHPDDIENAMESMRNHFKGIARTYETGYRIKTAQGAWKWFYDIGAIVKRDENGAPLRIVGFVIDMTKQKAAEEELQKANRDLQRTNAEKDRFFSIIAHDLRSPIATLIQTTEILNDEDEELTEEETGKLLNNLGHSAKSAFKLLENLLEWASMKSGRISFEPVPLPLINVVNDAVRLLHHQADLKRITLKNGVDANLRVTADKNMTSLVIRNLIANSIKFTPEGGNVEIFAVSLEDGFVRVSVKDTGIGMPGDIIENMFKIDTKVSRPGTNGEPSTGLGLLLCHEFVEKHNGEIWAESEENVGTVFHFTLPAAK from the coding sequence ATGGACCACCACTTCGCTGAAATGTCAAAAGAAGAACTTGTCAAAAGAGTTGAAGAACTCGAATTCAAACTCCGCAAATTTGAAAGTGAACAGGAATCCTTCCTCGAAGACAGATTGAGACTTGAGCTGGCAATCGATACAGTTGACATGGCGTGGTGGAGTATGGATGTGGTTACGGGGGCAGTCGAGTTTCACAAACGAAAAGCCGAAATGCTTGGTTATCCACCGGAAAAATTCAAGCATTATCAAGATTTTACCGATATGGTGCATCCCGATGATATTGAGAATGCGATGGAATCGATGCGGAACCACTTCAAGGGAATAGCCCGTACTTATGAAACCGGATACAGGATAAAAACTGCTCAGGGCGCCTGGAAATGGTTCTATGATATTGGAGCCATCGTAAAAAGAGATGAAAACGGCGCCCCCCTGAGAATTGTTGGCTTTGTAATTGACATGACAAAGCAAAAAGCCGCCGAAGAGGAGTTACAAAAAGCCAACAGAGACCTCCAAAGAACAAATGCCGAAAAAGACAGATTTTTCTCTATAATTGCTCACGATTTAAGGAGCCCGATTGCTACACTGATTCAAACCACCGAAATACTGAACGATGAGGATGAGGAACTGACAGAAGAAGAAACCGGAAAGCTGTTGAACAATCTGGGACACTCAGCCAAAAGTGCCTTTAAACTCCTCGAAAATCTCCTTGAGTGGGCAAGCATGAAGAGTGGCAGAATCAGTTTCGAACCCGTCCCGCTTCCATTAATAAATGTGGTTAACGATGCGGTTCGACTTCTTCACCATCAGGCAGATCTGAAACGCATCACCTTGAAAAACGGAGTTGACGCCAATTTGAGAGTGACCGCCGACAAAAACATGACGAGTCTCGTGATCAGAAACCTTATCGCCAACTCGATCAAATTCACACCTGAGGGAGGCAATGTCGAAATCTTTGCCGTCAGTCTTGAGGACGGGTTTGTCAGGGTTTCCGTAAAAGATACCGGAATCGGGATGCCCGGGGATATCATTGAGAATATGTTTAAAATCGACACCAAAGTCAGTCGCCCTGGCACAAACGGCGAACCGAGCACGGGATTAGGGTTGCTGCTTTGTCATGAATTTGTAGAAAAACATAACGGGGAGATATGGGCAGAATCAGAAGAAAATGTCGGAACCGTTTTCCATTTTACACTTCCGGCGGCAAAATAA